In the genome of Phlebotomus papatasi isolate M1 chromosome 2, Ppap_2.1, whole genome shotgun sequence, one region contains:
- the LOC129801370 gene encoding aquaporin AQPcic-like, translating into MVSETVKEFIYLFVSEFVATAIFIFVGCSSYVIGPIRPYSDFVIELIFGLIIMLDLNTFGHLSGSYLNPIIGITAAILKMITPQKAILYSVAEILGSIAGFFLLRLVTPKIHQPGLCTINPHPDITPFMAVFVELIYTSILIVYLCSVWDVNNIDLIIFAPFRIGIIVTCLALAAGPYSGGCMNPARVIGPALYNGDWENHWVYWVGPLLASIVSPYLYKSLFVNAKFPVAPEYKSAVQTPNVENQSQAEDV; encoded by the exons ATGGTTTCTGAAACTGTGAAAGAGTTTATCTATCTTTTCGTCTCGGAATTTGTTGCGACTGCAATTTTCATCTTCGTGGGCTGCAGCTCCTACGTAATTGGACCAATACGTCCATACTCGGACTTTGTGATTGAGTTAATATTTGGTTTAATAATCATGCTAGATCTCAATACTTTTGGACATCTATCTGGATCATACCTTAATCCAATCATTGGCATTACCGCTGCTATCCTAAAAATGATTACACCGCAA AAGGCAATATTGTATTCAGTAGCTGAGATTTTGGGCAGTATCGCAGGATTTTTTCTCTTGAGACTTGTTACACCGAAAATACATCAACCTGGTCTGTGCACTATAAATCCTCACCCTGATATAACACCTTTTATGGCGGTTTTCGTAGAGCTCATTTACACTTCTATTCTGATCGTGTATCTCTGCTCAGTGTGGGATGTTAACAATATCGATCTTATAATCTTTGCGCCATTCCGCATAGGTATTATTGTTACATGCCTAGCTTTGGCCGCTGGTCCGTATTCTGGTGGCTGCATGAATCCCGCTAGAGTGATTGGACCAGCACTGTATAATGGAGATTGGGAGAATCACTGGGTCTACTGGGTAGGACCATTACTGGCGTCTATAGTGTCACCATACCTTTATAAATCCCTCTTCGTAAATGCAAAATTTCCCGTTGCACCTGAGTATAAATCTGCAGTTCAAACACCTAACGTTGAGAACCAATCACAGGCTGAAGATGTTTAG